Proteins encoded together in one bacterium window:
- a CDS encoding dienelactone hydrolase family protein: protein MKRVAAAILVMLVAWAVQAQNGKSQSWRDMAMDALRTGEVEKATQFYVKWTEADPTDAMSLYNLACCYSLLSRPDSAMNALTKAQQAGWSDSAHAADDSDLESLRARADFQKLLSEIARNARTRYGGYPMHTCEQRRVGQYLVVLPTDYDPNQRYPLVVLLHSYGSNPERFAEVTSFINTTDFIYAVPEAPYSVLDATGRTFSHLRERGNFHEDEGSARHTAEWIVSVADDMMKRYPIDGTRFSIIGFSQGAAMAHVTAAIFPERVTAYCAHGGYFVPQTITPERLAAEKTSGVRVLITHGKEDQAVSLDEGVYAYNLLKQAGVDVKLEILGGGHTFGPEVGRKVNEWLLALRQP from the coding sequence ATGAAGCGCGTTGCAGCGGCGATTCTGGTGATGCTGGTGGCGTGGGCGGTTCAGGCACAAAACGGGAAATCCCAGAGCTGGCGGGATATGGCGATGGATGCGCTGCGGACGGGCGAAGTGGAAAAGGCTACGCAGTTCTACGTGAAGTGGACGGAAGCCGATCCGACGGATGCGATGTCGCTCTACAATCTGGCCTGCTGTTACTCGCTCCTGAGCCGGCCCGACTCGGCAATGAACGCGCTTACAAAGGCCCAGCAGGCGGGCTGGAGCGATTCGGCGCACGCGGCGGACGACTCCGATCTCGAATCTCTGCGCGCGCGCGCGGATTTCCAGAAGCTGCTCTCGGAAATCGCCCGCAACGCGCGCACCCGCTACGGCGGCTACCCGATGCACACCTGCGAGCAGCGGCGCGTCGGGCAATATCTGGTGGTGCTGCCGACGGACTACGATCCGAACCAACGCTATCCGTTGGTCGTTCTCTTACACAGCTACGGATCGAATCCGGAGCGGTTCGCCGAAGTTACCTCCTTCATCAATACCACCGATTTCATCTACGCCGTTCCCGAAGCTCCCTATTCGGTGTTGGACGCGACCGGACGGACGTTTTCTCATTTGCGCGAGCGGGGGAATTTCCACGAGGACGAAGGCTCGGCGCGTCACACCGCCGAGTGGATCGTGAGCGTGGCCGATGACATGATGAAACGCTATCCGATAGACGGAACGCGATTCTCGATCATCGGATTCAGTCAGGGCGCGGCGATGGCGCACGTCACGGCCGCGATCTTCCCGGAGCGGGTGACAGCCTACTGCGCGCACGGCGGGTACTTCGTTCCCCAGACAATCACTCCCGAGCGGTTGGCGGCTGAGAAAACGAGTGGAGTGCGCGTGTTGATTACACACGGCAAGGAAGATCAGGCCGTTTCTTTGGATGAAGGAGTGTATGCCTACAACCTCCTCAAACAGGCCGGTGTGGACGTCAAACTGGAGATTCTCGGCGGCGGCCACACGTTCGGGCCGGAGGTGGGACGGAAGGTGAACGAGTGGCTGCTCGCTCTGAGGCAACCGTAG
- a CDS encoding GAF domain-containing protein — protein sequence MSDDFFDELDELSSSVEPDSDSPSERGTSAGLQKLASLVEDLNRDLSTKTILNRAMSAAIELTGAERGFLVLGSEDGQWTFRVARNMETGEIVDAESAASHTIIRKVLEGRQPILINDVVGGSDLVKHHSIAKMQVRSIMGAPLIAKGKLLGAAYVDTSRLAGVFDQTSLVLFETFVQLAAVALENARLIEAEQEASSRYRRLQEYLNTVLNSQPYGIVILDPTLRIEYANPQAALLLPDARLKPGVEFTDSGWCESDVQLIFLADLRGFVENGAVRPRTVTKGDCSLAYSFFEVERTDDGRERVGVVIEDITMQKELERKLIESEKQTTINQLAGGIAHEINNSLQPVKGRVELLTLRLQQAGVAIEGGIDKDLETISALSERIEKIAHNLRHLTKPAKPAFEPVELGQLVRATVDLMESTTGTLRGFSRDGSVSPHRLEINIADGLPPTLGDAHGLESAIINMILNSAHAIREKGEGVLKLTAQGNGDHVTVTVEDTGCGMSPDVQARAFEPYFTTRAERGGTGLGMSILQNVAEIHGAELDLWSQEGVGTRISLTFPAMKVEAPAT from the coding sequence GTGTCCGACGACTTCTTCGATGAACTGGACGAGCTGAGCAGCAGCGTTGAGCCGGATTCCGACTCGCCGTCGGAGCGGGGCACCAGCGCCGGTCTGCAGAAGCTGGCGTCGCTGGTTGAGGATCTGAACCGCGATCTCTCGACCAAGACCATCCTCAATCGCGCCATGAGCGCAGCCATTGAGCTGACCGGCGCCGAGCGAGGCTTTCTCGTGCTCGGTTCCGAAGACGGTCAGTGGACGTTCCGCGTGGCCCGCAACATGGAAACCGGCGAGATCGTGGATGCGGAAAGCGCCGCTTCCCACACGATTATCCGCAAGGTTCTCGAAGGACGGCAACCGATCCTCATCAATGACGTCGTCGGCGGTTCCGATCTCGTCAAGCATCACTCCATCGCCAAGATGCAGGTGCGCTCGATCATGGGCGCGCCGCTGATTGCCAAGGGCAAACTGCTGGGCGCCGCCTACGTGGATACGTCGCGTCTGGCCGGAGTGTTCGATCAGACCAGCCTGGTTCTGTTTGAGACGTTCGTGCAACTGGCGGCGGTTGCGCTCGAAAACGCGCGGCTGATCGAGGCCGAGCAGGAAGCGAGTTCGCGGTATCGCCGACTTCAGGAATATCTCAACACCGTCCTCAACAGCCAGCCGTACGGAATCGTCATTCTGGATCCCACGCTGCGGATCGAGTACGCCAATCCGCAGGCGGCCTTGCTGCTGCCGGACGCCCGTTTGAAACCGGGAGTCGAGTTCACCGACAGCGGTTGGTGCGAGAGCGACGTTCAGTTGATCTTTCTGGCGGACCTTCGCGGGTTTGTCGAGAATGGAGCCGTCCGTCCGCGCACGGTCACGAAGGGAGATTGTTCGCTCGCCTATTCCTTCTTCGAGGTCGAGCGGACGGACGACGGTCGCGAGCGCGTGGGCGTGGTGATCGAAGACATCACCATGCAGAAAGAGCTCGAACGGAAACTGATTGAATCCGAAAAGCAGACGACCATCAATCAACTGGCCGGCGGAATTGCCCACGAAATCAACAACAGCTTGCAGCCGGTGAAAGGTCGCGTCGAGCTGCTCACGCTCCGCCTGCAACAAGCGGGAGTGGCGATCGAGGGTGGAATTGACAAGGACCTCGAGACGATCAGCGCGCTCTCCGAGCGGATCGAAAAAATCGCCCACAATCTCCGGCACTTGACCAAACCGGCCAAACCCGCGTTCGAGCCGGTGGAACTTGGACAGCTCGTGCGGGCGACCGTGGATCTCATGGAGAGCACCACCGGTACGCTGCGCGGTTTTTCGCGCGACGGATCGGTCTCGCCTCACCGTCTCGAGATCAACATCGCCGACGGTCTGCCCCCGACGCTCGGCGACGCTCATGGTCTGGAAAGCGCGATCATCAACATGATCCTCAACTCCGCGCACGCGATTCGCGAGAAAGGCGAAGGAGTTCTCAAGTTGACGGCGCAGGGGAATGGAGATCACGTGACGGTGACGGTGGAAGACACCGGTTGCGGAATGTCGCCCGACGTGCAGGCGCGCGCGTTCGAGCCCTACTTCACGACTCGCGCCGAACGCGGCGGAACCGGTCTCGGGATGAGCATTCTGCAAAATGTGGCCGAGATTCACGGAGCCGAACTTGACCTGTGGTCGCAGGAAGGCGTCGGCACGCGCATCTCACTCACGTTTCCGGCAATGAAAGTCGAAGCGCCCGCGACCTGA